The window CCCGTGGACGGTCCCGCGCCGCCCAACAGTTATTCGGGATATCGTTGTATTCCCCGTCATGCCCGCCGATCGACCGAACGTCGTGCTGATTACCTGCCACGATCTGGGTCGGTACCTCGGTTGTTACGGGGCTGACGTCGAAACACCCCGGATCGACGAGTTCGCCGATCGCGGTGCCCTCTTCGAGAATCACTTCGTGACGGCCCCGCAGTGTTCGCCCAGCCGCGGCAGTTTCATGACCGGCCGCCATCCCCACGTCAACGGCCTGATGGGGCTGGCCCACGGCGACTGGGAACTCGACGACGGCGAACGGATCCTCCCACACTACCTCGACGACCTCGGCTACGAGACCCACCTGTTCGGGCTCCAGCACATCACCCAGGACACCGACCGCCTCGAGTACGAGTACGTCCACTCGGAGGGGAACCTCTACCCGGGTGTCTCGCCGGATGTCCACGAGGCCAACCGGGCGCGAAACGTCGCCTCGGTGGTCTCCGGCTTCCTCGAGAAAGCCGCGTTCGACGCGCCCTTCTTCGCCGCCGTCGGCTTCTTCGAACTCCATCGCGTCGAGGAGGAGAACGGCCGGTTCGGCTTCGACAGCGACTACTACGAGACGGACGACCCCGACGAGGTTCGACCCCTGACCTATCTCCCCGATCGGCGCGGCGTCCGGCAGGACCTGGCGGAGATGCACGGTATGGTCCGGGCCGTCGACGACGCCGTCGGCTCGATCCTCGATGCGCTGGCCGAGACCGGTCTCGAGGAGGAAACCCTGGTCGTCTTTACGACGGAACACGGGATCGCCTTCCCGCGGGCGAAGGGCAGTTGCTACGATCCGGGGATCGAGGCGGCGCTATTGCTCCGGTATCCCGGCGTGGCGGACGACGGGACGCGGTACGACGAACTGGTGAGCAACGTCGACGTGTTACCGACGCTGCTCGAGCTCGTCGCGTGGGACGGCGGTGACGGCGGTAACGACGGAGGCGGGGACGGGAACGGGAACGGGGACGAGAAAAGGGACGGCACCGTCGTGGACGACCTCGAGCGCCCCGACGGGCTGAACGGGCGAAGCTTCCTGTCGCTGCTGACCGGTGACGAGTACGAGCCCCGCGAACGGGTGTTCGCCGGGATGACCTGGCACGACATGTACAACCCGGTCCGAGCGATCCGGACGGAGCAGTACAAGTACATTCGGAGCTTCTGGCACCTCCCGGAAGTGTACCTCACCAAGGACGTCTTCGCGAGCGAAGCCGGCCGGGCCGTCCGGGAGAGCGACGCCGTCCCGCCACGTCCGTACGAGGAACTGTACGACCTCGAGGAGAGCCCTCAGGAGAACGAGAACGTCGTCTTCGAACCCCGGTACCAGGACGTCCGCGAGGACCTCGCCCGCCAGCTCCACGAGTGGATGGCGGCGACTGACGACCCATTACTCGACGGGCCTGTCGTCCCCGGGGATTACGGGGCGATCACGACGTGGCCCTACGAGTCGTAGCCGACGCGAGTCGTAGCCGACGCGGTCAGACCATCGCGTCGTCGCGTACGTCCGGGTTCCGGCGCACGTAGTCGACCAGCCGGTCCGCGTAGGATTCGAAGGGCGGCACCTCGATCCCGCTGCCCGCGAGCGCCCGACGGGTCGCCGGGCAGGCGTACCGCGTCGGGTGGTCGAGGTAGTCGAGGGTCGCCGGCTCGAGGTCGACATCGAGCCAGGCCTCGAGACGTTCGGTCACCGCCCGCGCGAGTGACTTCGTCGTCGGCACGCCGACGGTACGGTGACCGGCCGCGTCGGCGAGCACGTCCACGAACCGCGAGACGGGAAGCGGCGCGGGGTCACACAGCTGATAGACCTCGCCGACGGACTCTTCGCGGTCGCTGAGAGAGGCAATGGCGTCGACGACGAAGTCGCGGGGGACGACGTTGAGTTCGGCCCCGTCCGCGCCCGGCGGCGCGAACGTCACCGAGAGCCAGGACGGCTGAGCCAGCAGCAGCCGTAGCAGGTAGTATGGGCCGTCGTACTTGTCGGTCTCGCCGGTCCGGCTGTCCCCGACGACGATCGCGGGGCGGTAGATCGTTGCGGGGAGTCCGTCGGCCATCCGCTCCTGGACCGCCACCTCCGCGCGGTACTTGGTCTCCTCGTAGTGGTTGTTGAACGACTGGCCCTCCCGCAGGTGGTCCTCGGTGAAGACGCCGTCGTAGCGACCGCTGACGTAGCAGGTGCTCACGTAGTGGAGGCGAGCGCCGCGTTCCTCGACGAACTCGAGGACGTGTTCGGTCCCCCCGACGTTGACCGCCTCCGCCAGGTCGCGGTCGACCCCGAGGTCGTAGACGGCCGCGAGGTGGTAGACCTCGCCGACGTCGTCGAGCGCCGCCGCGTCGTCCAGTCCCAGGTCCGGCTCGGTGATATCGCCCTCGAGCAGGCGAACGTCCTCGTCGTCGACGCCCGCGAGCCCATCGGTGATCTCCCGCGCCCGACGGCGCGCGGTCTCGAGGTATCGGGGCTGGACCAGGCAGGCGACCGGCCCGTCCCCGCGGGCTAACAGCCGCTCGAGCAGGGCCGACCCCAGGAAGCCGGGGAAGCCGGTGAGAAACACCTCGGTGTCGGCGGCGTCGGTCACGGTCACGGCACCCACCTCGTCAGCCGCCGCCGGACCGTTGTCAGTCCGGACATGATCCGGGCGAACCAGCCGGGATCGATCCCCGGCGGCGCGTCGAGCGGGCCGATCCGCGAGGTCGCGATCGTTCGGGCGTCGACGTAGCGGCGGAGGCCTTCGGGGCCGTGCCGCCGGCCGAGCCCTGAGTCGCCGAACCCGCCCATCGGGGCGTCGACGGCTGCCCAGCCGACCGTGTACGGGTCGTTGACGCAGACGGTGCCGCAGTCTATCCGGCGGGCGACCGCCCGGCCGCGATCGCGGTCCTGCGTCCAGACGCTGGCATTGAGTCCGTACGACGTGTCGTTGGCCCGCTCGACCGCCTCGTCGACGTCCGCGACGGGGACGACCGAGACGACGGGGCCGAACGTCTCCTCGCAGGCGACCCGCGAGTCGGGGTCGACGTCGGTCAGGATCGTCGGCTCGTAGCAGAAGGGCCCGACGTCGGGCCGAGCGCGGCCGCCCGAGAGCAGCGCGGCGCCGTCGTCGACCGCGTCCTCGACGTGTTCGCGGACCTGCTCGAGGTGGTCCCCGTCGATCAGCGAGCCGACGTCCGGGCCGTACTCGAACGCGAGCCCGACCGAGAGCGACCGGGTCGCACCGACGAAGGCGTCGAGAAACTCGTCGTACCGCCGTTCGTCGACGTAGATCCGCTCGGGGGCCAGACAGAGCTGGCCCGCATTTGTGAACGCCCCCTTGACCGCGCCGCGGGCCGCCGTCTCGACGTCGGCGTCCTCGAGGACGAGCATCGGGTTCTTCCCGCCGAGTTCGAGGGAACAGTCGATCAGGTTCCGGCCGGCCCGCTCGGCGACCGCTCGGCCGGTCTCCGTACCCCCGGTGAACGCGACGTAGTCGACCTCGTCGATCAGGGCGGGCCCGGCCGTCGCCCCTTCGCCGGTGACGATCCCGAACACCCCCTCCGGGAGTCCCGCCTTCTCGAGGAGGTCGGCGAGGGCGAGCGCGATCAACGGCGTCCGTTCGTCGGGTTTGCAGACGACGGCGTTGCCGGCCAGCAGGGCGGGGATCGCGTCGGTCATCGCCAGCGTCAGCGGATAGTTCCACGGGGAGATCACGCCGACGACGCCGACCGGGTCGTACGTGACCGTCGCGTCGGCCGCGAGCGGAACCGCTCCCGAGCGCTCCTCGTCCCCGAGGACAGCGGGTCCGTTCTCGGCGTAGTACGAACACGTCAGCGGCACGTCCAGTACCTCCTCGAGTGCGTGGTGGCGCGCCTTGCCGGTCTCCAGTTGGACGACGTCGAGCAACTCCTCGCGGTACTCCCCGACGAGGTCGCCGAACCGCTCGAGGACGGCGGCCCGCTCCTCGATCGGCCTGTTCGCCCACGCCGCTTGCGCGGGCCGCGCTCGCTCGACCGCGGCGGCGACGTCCGCGGGGTCGCAGGCCGGTACGGAGGCGATCCCCTCGTCGGCGACCGGCGTCCGAACCTCGATCTCCGACCGGTCGCCGACCGTCTCGATACGTGCGGTGAGCCGGTCGAGCAGATCGGTCGTGATCCCCGTCCGCTCGAGGACCGTCGACTCCGTCGTCTGTGCCATATCCTACACGTTCACTCGCGGCTACATGAAATTTCGGTCGGACGGGCAAGCGGATGCGGAACCGCCGACTCACACCGACGCCGACACACCTCTGACGAGCGTCACCGTTCGCGGCGAGCGGCGGGCGACCCGTTCGGCTACCGAACCCACGAGCAACCGCGCCGCGAGCGAGCGGCCGTGACTCCCCATGACGATCTGGTCGAACTCGTTGGCCTCGGCGTAGTCGACGATCGCTGCCGCCGGCTTCTCGTCGGCCGTCGCCGTCTCGAGGGTCGCCCCGTACTCGTCGGCCAGGTCGGTCGCCGCCTCGAGGAGTTCGTCAGCGCGGTGCTCGTGGGCCGACAGGATCTTCTCGAGGTACGTCCCCTCGGCGCTCGCTCTCGAGCGATCGACCGGCAGCGCCAGGGCGTGGAAGGCGGTATGGCGCGCTTCCGGGAAGGTCGCGAGCGCGTACTCGAGGGCTGCCGTCGACTGTTCGGAGCCGTCGACCGGGACCAACACCTTGCCGGGGAACTGGCGCTCGCGGATCGCATCGGTCGACTCCGGAACGACCGTCGTCGTGACCGGGGCGCGTCGGACCACGGCCTCGCTGACGCGTCCGAGGAACGGTTGGTCGATCGGCGACGCCCCGTGACTGCCCAGGACGACGTGATCGACGCCGCGGTCGTCATCGTCACCGGCCGTGACCGAGAGGATCTCGGCGTGCGGTCGCCCCTCCCGTTGCTCCATCCGGAACTCGCCGTCGTGTTCGGACTCGTCCGCGCGGTCGGCCGCGCGCTCGAGGACGCCCCCGTCCTCCCGACCATCGGGGGGTTCGGCCGGCGATGAATCACCGATGCCCGTCCCGGGGTCGTGACGCGGGTCGTCGACGTGAAGGGCAGTGATCGATGCGTCCGGAAACGAGGTGAGCGCGTACTCGAGGGCGGCGAATCCCCGATCCGAACCGTCGACGGGCACGAGAACGTGGTATGACATGGTACTGCTCTCGTGGAACGTTTCGAGGTTCGTCGCCGACCGGAATAAAGGTGCGCGGCGGTCGGGGGAGCGGGCCGTGCCAGTTCTCGAGGGATGGACGGTTCGGGAGACGGTTTATCGACTCTATATCAGATCTAGCTATATGGTGGTTTCCGTATGGAAATACCTCGAAAAGCGAGACGGAAAACGACTCGAGTTAATATCCGGTAAAACAGGCATTCGTGGTGTTTTTCACCGAGGTAACTGAGATTATCGATTCGACCGTATCTGATCAAAATGCCAGGTAGCTGTTATTCACTAGTCGTATTAAATTCGATGTCAAACTATTTCTTCGTCAGCGCCGCCCGGTAGTAGTAAGCGTCGTGTGGCCACCGGACCCTCGCGACGCTCCAACCGGTTTCGGTCGTCGTCCCGGAGGCGGGACGGGCCGAACAGTCGGAACGTCGGTACCGTCCGGCGGCCGATCGAAGGCATCGACCGTCGGCGATGTTGGGCCATAACACAATTGAGAACTGAAGTAAGGTTTCTCATCGTACGACAGACGATTCGCTCTCCAGGCAGGTGGTGCCGAAACCATCCGCTAAACCGTTCCTATCTATCATCAAGAATTGTTGTCGTTCGAGGACGTTCCGAATGCGGCGATTGTAAACTCCACCAAGGATTTTTTACATCCCCGTGACCATGGGTGTGTTATGCACCTGCACAACAGGGACGTCCGCCAGGACGTCCGCGAACTCGGCGCGTTGCTCGGAGACGTTCTTGAGGAGCAAACGTCCCGGAACGCGTTCGAGACCGTCGAGTCCTGCCGGCGAAATGCCATCGCCTATCGGTCGGGCGACCTCGAGTCCCGGGAGCCGCTGATCGCGGAACTCGAGGGACTCTCCCCACACCAGCAACGGATCGTTTCTCGAGCGTTCACGACGTACTTCGAACTGATCAACCTCGCGGAAGAACGCGAACGCGTCCGCTCGATCCGAACCGATTCCCAGGAGGAAACGCTCGAGGACAGCCTCGAGACTGCCGCCGAGGAACTGGGAGAGGTAGACCTCGAGACCGCCCGGCAGGTGCTCGACGACGTGCTCATCGAGCCGACGTTCACCGCCCACCCGACGGAGGCACGGCGCAAGACCGTCAAATCGAAGCTCCGGACCATCTCGACGTACCTCGAGACCGTCGACGAGCGGCTGTTAACCGACAAGGAGAAACGGCAGGTCTGGCGCGACGTCGACGCCGAGGTGACGAGCCTCTGGCAGACCCCACAGGTCCGCAACCGCCAACCCGAACCCGAAGACGAGGCCCGAAACGTCCAGTGGTACCTCGAGAACACGCTGTTCGACGTCGTCGGCGAGGTGTACGACGAACTTGCCGACGCGATCGACGAAGAAATCGAGGGCGACCTCGAGGTGCCGAAGCTCTTCGAGTTCCGCTCGTGGGCCGGCAGCGACCGCGACGGCAACCCCTACGTCACCCCCGAAGTGACCGCGGCCACGCTCGAGCGCCAGCGTGCGGTCATCCTCGAGAAGTACCGCGACCAGCTCAAGCGCCTCTCCGGGGTCCTCAGCCAGGACGGCAGCCGGATCACCGCGGGATCGGCGTTCGAAGCCTCGCTCGAGCGCGACCGCGAGCGGCTCCCCGGGACCGCCCGGGAGGCCGAGGATCGGTACCCGGACGAACCCTACCGTCAGAAACTCAAGCTCATGCGCGAACGGCTCGACCGGGTCGGCGACGTTCGGCCCGGCGGCTACGACGACGCCGACGAACTCCGGGAGGACCTGGAGGTCATCGCCGAGAGCCTGCGGGACAACGGCGGCGAGAGCGTCGTCGATGCCCACGTCGATCCGATCCGGCGACGCGTCGCCACCTTCGGCTTCTCGCTGGCGAGTCTCGACCTGCGTGACCACCAGGCGAAACACACCGAAGCCATCGCCGAAGCCCTCGAGACCGAGGGAATCGACTACCGTGCGCTCTCGGAGGACGAGCGCGTGGAGTTGCTGACCGACGCGGTCCTCCAGGACGAGTCGGTGATCGACCTCGGCGAACTCCGGGACGCGGACCTCTCGGAAGACTCGGCGCGGGTTCTGCGCCTGTTCGACGAACTCGGCGACTGGCAGACCGAGTACGGCGTCGAGGCCATCGATACCTACGCCATCTCGATGACCGAAGATCCCAGCCACGTTCTCGAGGTGCTGTTCCTCGCCGATCAGGCCGGCGTCGTCTCCCTGCCGGAACACTGCGGGATCGACATCGTGCCGCTGCTCGAGACCGAGTACGCCCTCTCGGGTGCCCGGCGGATCATGGGGACGCTGTTCGAGAACGAGGCATACGCGAAGGCGCTCGAGGCCCGCGGCCGGACCCAGGAGATCATGCTGGGGTACTCGGACTCGAACAAGGAGAACGGCTTTCTCGCCGCGAACTGGTCGCTGTACAAGAACCAGCGGCGACTCGGCGAGATCTGTGACGACCACGACGTCACGATGCGGCTGTTCCACGGCCGTGGCGGCTCGATCTCGCGTGGCGGCGGCCCGATGAACGAGGCCCTGCTCGCCCTGCCGAACAGCACCGTCACGGGCCAGGTCAAGTTCACCGAACAGGGAGAGGCCATCGCGGAGAAGTACGCCAATCCCCGGATCGCCGAACGCAACATCGAGCAGATGCTGAACGCCCAGCTCCGGGCACGCAAGCGGGCGATCGAGCAACCCGAGGAGGAGGTCGCCGATGAGTGGACCGAGGCGATGGAGATCATGGCCGACGCCGCCCGACGGGAGTACCGCGATCTGCTCGAGAGCGACGGCTTCGTCCAGTACTTCGAGCAGGCGACGCCGATCACGGTCATCGAGGATCTCAACCTGGGATCGCGGCCGGCTTCCCGCAGCGGCGAGCGCACGGTCGAGGACCTCCGGGCGATCCCGTGGGTGTTCTCCTGGACGCAGTCGCGGTGTATCCTGCCTGGCTGGTACGCCATCGCGGCCGGGATCGACGCCTACCTCGAGGGCGAGGAGCCACGCTCCTCGGGAACGTCGAGCGGCGAGGAACCGCGAGACGACGGCGGTTCGATCGAGACGCTCCAGGAGATGTACGACGAGTGGGCGTTCTTCCGGACCACCCTCGATAACGCCGCGCTGTCGCTGTCCCGGACCGAACTCGAGATCGCCGAGCAGTACGCCGACCTGGCCGACGACGACCTGCGCGAGCGGTTCTTCCCCCGCGTGAGCGAGGAGTACGAGCGGGCCTCGGACCTGATCAAGACGATCGGCCGCCGCGACGAGTTGCATACCCGCGACTGGCTCGGCGAGAACCTCGAGCGGCGAAACCCGTACGTCGATCCGCTGAACCTGCTGCAGGTGTACCTGCTCGACCAGACCCACCGGACGGACGTCGAAGAGCGAACGCTGCGGCTGACGGTCAAGGGGATCGCGGCCGGGATGAAGAATACGGGGTAGTGATAGTGGAGTCGTCCGGTAGCCGGCGCCCCGTTCACTGACTCTCACACCGCGTTCGGCTCGAGTGTACCGACTGCGGATCGGCGCGCCGTCGAACTCGAGCCCCGGATCGGTACTATCCGTGTCTTTCAGTCGTCGTCATCGGCGATCGTCGACCGTTCGGGGTGGGTACCGGCGGCGATCGCCTGGTCGCGGAGGTCCTCCTCGATCTCCTCGAGGGAGCGCCCCTTCGTTTCGGGGACGAGCGTGTAGCTGAACGCGAGGGCGGCCAGGCAGAGCCCGCCGAAGAGCCAGAACGTCCACGCCTGGCCGATTGCGTCGACCAGACCGAGGAAGC of the Halobiforma lacisalsi AJ5 genome contains:
- a CDS encoding sulfatase family protein translates to MPADRPNVVLITCHDLGRYLGCYGADVETPRIDEFADRGALFENHFVTAPQCSPSRGSFMTGRHPHVNGLMGLAHGDWELDDGERILPHYLDDLGYETHLFGLQHITQDTDRLEYEYVHSEGNLYPGVSPDVHEANRARNVASVVSGFLEKAAFDAPFFAAVGFFELHRVEEENGRFGFDSDYYETDDPDEVRPLTYLPDRRGVRQDLAEMHGMVRAVDDAVGSILDALAETGLEEETLVVFTTEHGIAFPRAKGSCYDPGIEAALLLRYPGVADDGTRYDELVSNVDVLPTLLELVAWDGGDGGNDGGGDGNGNGDEKRDGTVVDDLERPDGLNGRSFLSLLTGDEYEPRERVFAGMTWHDMYNPVRAIRTEQYKYIRSFWHLPEVYLTKDVFASEAGRAVRESDAVPPRPYEELYDLEESPQENENVVFEPRYQDVREDLARQLHEWMAATDDPLLDGPVVPGDYGAITTWPYES
- a CDS encoding SDR family oxidoreductase yields the protein MGAVTVTDAADTEVFLTGFPGFLGSALLERLLARGDGPVACLVQPRYLETARRRAREITDGLAGVDDEDVRLLEGDITEPDLGLDDAAALDDVGEVYHLAAVYDLGVDRDLAEAVNVGGTEHVLEFVEERGARLHYVSTCYVSGRYDGVFTEDHLREGQSFNNHYEETKYRAEVAVQERMADGLPATIYRPAIVVGDSRTGETDKYDGPYYLLRLLLAQPSWLSVTFAPPGADGAELNVVPRDFVVDAIASLSDREESVGEVYQLCDPAPLPVSRFVDVLADAAGHRTVGVPTTKSLARAVTERLEAWLDVDLEPATLDYLDHPTRYACPATRRALAGSGIEVPPFESYADRLVDYVRRNPDVRDDAMV
- a CDS encoding succinic semialdehyde dehydrogenase; its protein translation is MAQTTESTVLERTGITTDLLDRLTARIETVGDRSEIEVRTPVADEGIASVPACDPADVAAAVERARPAQAAWANRPIEERAAVLERFGDLVGEYREELLDVVQLETGKARHHALEEVLDVPLTCSYYAENGPAVLGDEERSGAVPLAADATVTYDPVGVVGVISPWNYPLTLAMTDAIPALLAGNAVVCKPDERTPLIALALADLLEKAGLPEGVFGIVTGEGATAGPALIDEVDYVAFTGGTETGRAVAERAGRNLIDCSLELGGKNPMLVLEDADVETAARGAVKGAFTNAGQLCLAPERIYVDERRYDEFLDAFVGATRSLSVGLAFEYGPDVGSLIDGDHLEQVREHVEDAVDDGAALLSGGRARPDVGPFCYEPTILTDVDPDSRVACEETFGPVVSVVPVADVDEAVERANDTSYGLNASVWTQDRDRGRAVARRIDCGTVCVNDPYTVGWAAVDAPMGGFGDSGLGRRHGPEGLRRYVDARTIATSRIGPLDAPPGIDPGWFARIMSGLTTVRRRLTRWVP
- a CDS encoding universal stress protein → MSYHVLVPVDGSDRGFAALEYALTSFPDASITALHVDDPRHDPGTGIGDSSPAEPPDGREDGGVLERAADRADESEHDGEFRMEQREGRPHAEILSVTAGDDDDRGVDHVVLGSHGASPIDQPFLGRVSEAVVRRAPVTTTVVPESTDAIRERQFPGKVLVPVDGSEQSTAALEYALATFPEARHTAFHALALPVDRSRASAEGTYLEKILSAHEHRADELLEAATDLADEYGATLETATADEKPAAAIVDYAEANEFDQIVMGSHGRSLAARLLVGSVAERVARRSPRTVTLVRGVSASV
- the ppc gene encoding phosphoenolpyruvate carboxylase codes for the protein MHLHNRDVRQDVRELGALLGDVLEEQTSRNAFETVESCRRNAIAYRSGDLESREPLIAELEGLSPHQQRIVSRAFTTYFELINLAEERERVRSIRTDSQEETLEDSLETAAEELGEVDLETARQVLDDVLIEPTFTAHPTEARRKTVKSKLRTISTYLETVDERLLTDKEKRQVWRDVDAEVTSLWQTPQVRNRQPEPEDEARNVQWYLENTLFDVVGEVYDELADAIDEEIEGDLEVPKLFEFRSWAGSDRDGNPYVTPEVTAATLERQRAVILEKYRDQLKRLSGVLSQDGSRITAGSAFEASLERDRERLPGTAREAEDRYPDEPYRQKLKLMRERLDRVGDVRPGGYDDADELREDLEVIAESLRDNGGESVVDAHVDPIRRRVATFGFSLASLDLRDHQAKHTEAIAEALETEGIDYRALSEDERVELLTDAVLQDESVIDLGELRDADLSEDSARVLRLFDELGDWQTEYGVEAIDTYAISMTEDPSHVLEVLFLADQAGVVSLPEHCGIDIVPLLETEYALSGARRIMGTLFENEAYAKALEARGRTQEIMLGYSDSNKENGFLAANWSLYKNQRRLGEICDDHDVTMRLFHGRGGSISRGGGPMNEALLALPNSTVTGQVKFTEQGEAIAEKYANPRIAERNIEQMLNAQLRARKRAIEQPEEEVADEWTEAMEIMADAARREYRDLLESDGFVQYFEQATPITVIEDLNLGSRPASRSGERTVEDLRAIPWVFSWTQSRCILPGWYAIAAGIDAYLEGEEPRSSGTSSGEEPRDDGGSIETLQEMYDEWAFFRTTLDNAALSLSRTELEIAEQYADLADDDLRERFFPRVSEEYERASDLIKTIGRRDELHTRDWLGENLERRNPYVDPLNLLQVYLLDQTHRTDVEERTLRLTVKGIAAGMKNTG